One genomic region from Nostoc sp. UHCC 0926 encodes:
- a CDS encoding DUF1579 domain-containing protein, whose translation MMEPDQPLVKSTGTETVRCLGHSESCSLARLWVLAEGQGEMPGCGSVTTLMTLGYDPQKQRYVGTWIGSMMTYLWQYDGELDAGETMLTLNSDGPAMTDDEKIGKYKDVIEFKSDDHCIMTSYTHPLA comes from the coding sequence ATGATGGAACCCGATCAACCTCTCGTAAAATCAACGGGAACAGAGACTGTGCGTTGCCTTGGGCACAGCGAAAGCTGCTCACTGGCTAGACTTTGGGTATTGGCGGAAGGGCAGGGCGAAATGCCTGGCTGTGGTTCTGTAACAACGCTGATGACCCTGGGCTACGACCCACAAAAACAGCGGTATGTGGGCACCTGGATCGGGTCAATGATGACGTATCTCTGGCAATATGATGGTGAATTGGATGCAGGGGAAACCATGCTAACGCTCAACTCTGATGGACCTGCTATGACGGATGACGAGAAAATAGGAAAATACAAAGACGTGATCGAGTTCAAGAGCGACGATCACTGCATCATGACCTCCTATACGCATCCCCTGGCATGA
- a CDS encoding glutathione S-transferase family protein: MKLYEFAPTRSIRVRWVLQELGVEFEAISINMQAGEHRTPDFLTINPTGKLPVLIDGEHIITESVAIALYLGEKYPESNLVPTDLLLRAQLYRWLLFTATELEQPLWRIARHTFIYPEELRLPAEIPLARQDFTSMAVVLENHLLDRQFVVGEHVTVADFVLAYTLDWANEVQLLATFPTLVDYMERMYKRPKASGRIAAALASLNQTSQ, from the coding sequence ATGAAACTCTATGAATTTGCTCCCACGCGATCAATTCGAGTTCGCTGGGTTCTCCAGGAACTTGGGGTGGAATTTGAAGCAATCTCCATCAACATGCAGGCAGGTGAACACCGTACACCCGATTTTCTCACCATCAATCCCACTGGCAAGCTCCCTGTACTCATCGATGGCGAACATATCATCACTGAATCCGTAGCCATTGCTTTGTACCTCGGTGAGAAGTACCCAGAATCTAACCTGGTACCTACAGACTTGCTTCTGCGAGCACAGCTTTATCGTTGGCTCCTCTTTACTGCCACCGAATTGGAACAGCCGCTATGGCGTATCGCTCGCCACACGTTTATATACCCAGAAGAGTTGAGATTGCCTGCTGAAATACCTCTCGCTCGGCAAGACTTCACCAGTATGGCTGTCGTTTTAGAGAACCATCTGTTGGATCGGCAGTTTGTAGTGGGTGAACACGTCACAGTGGCTGATTTTGTGCTTGCTTACACACTGGATTGGGCGAATGAAGTTCAGCTACTCGCCACTTTCCCCACGCTGGTGGACTACATGGAACGAATGTACAAACGACCAAAGGCATCTGGGCGAATCGCAGCTGCACTTGCAAGTCTCAATCAGACCTCACAATGA